Below is a genomic region from Miscanthus floridulus cultivar M001 chromosome 1, ASM1932011v1, whole genome shotgun sequence.
tggggtccgcgtgtcagtgacagattagatgaagtatacgtcttcgtatacgcctGCAGCTGGTCCATACGTATTCAGTGGCATTTTTGTGGGAAACAAAGAATTGTAATGACATGGTTCGaaatagacgaatagtaatggcgtttcttcaaacatcgaaaattataatggcatgaaTCCAATTAACCCTAGAAAATAAAGAGTTGCCTAAAAATAATGCCATAGAAGCAATGGAAATAGATCCAAGTACATCAAAAAGAAGACGAGGTCCTGAAATAAAGATAGAAGGAGAAAGTGAGAGACCAACTAGACAACCAGGAACTTGGCCTCCAGAAAAAGAGGAACCTGCATATAGATATATACCTGGACAATATAAGCATATGGGTTCAAAAAGAAGAGAATTTGAAAAGAAGGTGCAATTCCAGAATTATAAAAGTGATGGTGCTATACTAAATTTAGCAGCACATGATCCTATAGATTGGTCAAATATAATTAGCATATGGAAAGGATTGATAGTCCAAAAGTATATACAAAATCAGCATAATATTGGAAATAGAGTAGAAGATATGATTACATATTTAGAAACATTTTTAGGAGAATCAGTCAAAGTTTTATGGGAACAATGGGTAGAAGCTTTCCCTAACCATTATGCTCAATTAAAAATGGCTGGTAGTAATCCATATAATTTTGCAAATATTATATCAAGCATTGTAATAGGTGAAGATCCTGAATTAGGATTTACTGTATTACaaaatgaaagattaaaagaaatagaaaaattgtCACTGACAAGCTGGAAAGGAATAAAAGAATTTTCTCAACACTATTTGTATAATGCTACTACTGCCAAGCAAGGTTATAACTAAGGTATAGTagaaaaatattttaataaattACCAGAGCCTTTAGGTTCTATGATATTAGAAGAATATAAAAAGGAAACTATTGGTAAAGAATATAATATCTCTCAGGCTATAACATTCGTTTTCAAACAGTTAAGAAAAATATGCACCAACATACAAGCCCAAAGATCAATGAAGCAATCAGATTATAATTTTTGCAATAAAATAGTTCAAATACCATTGACATATGGAGAAGAGAGATCTAGAAATAAGAAATATCCTAAGAATTATAAGAAAGGAAATGTAAAGACAAAGAGACGCTATTTCCTTAGAAGATCAGACAGTAGAGCTCCATTCCTCCATAAAAGGAATGTAAGAAGATATAATCCTAGAAAAAATTATGATAGTACATGTAGATGCTTTATTTGCAACTCACCAGATCACTTAAGCAAAACATGCCCTAACAAAGACAAGAAAAGGTATTCCAataagcaagaagaacaagaaaaggttcaaataatagatagtgtgaatgaaaatatcttagtctgtgatgatgatataatggatgatgaatcaatatattcaattatagagacagatgaaatagaatatgatgaagaaaaagaatcaagtgatgaagagttagatttaattgatgagttagcaggattaaaaataaaaatgatGGATCAAATAAACTGCGAACACAAGTGGGATCATAAAAAAGGCGATCCTAATATAAAATGTGTTTTTTGCATATATTATCAAGATCCAACAGAAAGAGCAACATGTAGGCTATGCTTAAGACAAGCATGCATGTCATgtttaaaacaacaaagcaatatGAAAAATAATTCATAAGCTAAAATAATATATGAAGAAAATAAAGTGCAATCAGAAAAGGAAGTAATTCTAGaggaaaaaagaaacaaatattTAACCAATATTCCACAAGAATTCCTCATTCCTAGATTAAGTTTTAAAACTGAACAAATTTTGTCGTACTTTACTCatgatattatagatctaatttgGAAGAAATATGCTGAAAGGCAGTACAAAACCTTTCATGATATACAAAAATACTTTATGAAATTATACCAAGGTAAAGAAAGACATCTAGGAATAATTGTAAATGCAAATACTTTTCCTTTACTTCATCTTGATGATAAATTAATTGTTAAGCCTCATCAAAGATTCTTAATATTGAAGGCtgatataaatttaaaatatttcagAAGTATACAAAGAAATATTGGAGATGATATATCTCTACAGACTATTATTGATCATGGATTAGTTCATgatatatatggtacacttgaagaAATACTCCAATCAGACTTTGGAATAGCTATCAAAGAAGCTTGTAAGAAATTAGCATGTATTCAAGGTAGATACAAAATTAAGTTTTGTTCCAATCCACCAAAGTTTACACAGCCAATAAGACCAGCATGCcatgatatatatattacaaagggaTCATACAAATTTCCTATTACATGGAATTCAGACTCATGGCAAAATTATGAAGAGTTGTTCGTCAAAGACACGAACCATGATAATTGGAGAATTTTCagtgaagcaaaagaattagAAGGGAATACCAAATTTGCTCCTGAATATTATATGATGtaccaaaataaaataataaaagtattCTTGAGAGAATACTATGAAAGATATAGCATAATACAAAGAGAAGTTGGTAGACTAATAAAGCCAAGTTATGGCAAAGAATGCCAATTACGAAAAGAATATCGTGAATTGTTGTCCTGGTATGAAATATGGTAACCTGAAGAAGTGGACAacgaagaaaatattgaagaaTCAATATAGACTTAGGTCAATATGTGCATATAAAAAATATACTCTTTATGTTGATAAGGTGTTATCAACAATTTGCCCGGGGGAAGATAAGAATAAAGATACCAGAATTTGAATTTCGCATGCCATGGAGATAATACCGCATGcctatccttgatttgatgtttgcaacatcaatcattcgggcgtggaagaccataccaaagaatatccagaaggatactatccgtgcgcgatggaggacagcgcaaaaggaatatacagtcactctactgtagctAGGACAATTATTCTAtgtccagctgtccaggcaacagtaaaggatgataattgaagacgtCGGCCGCTTCCTTAATCACGAAGGCACCTCAGACGATGACTTTGCCTCGAAGGCTCCTTCAGACGATAAGGCTCGCTCCGTCAGAAGATAAGCGCGAAGGACGCTCCTCAATGTTATAAAGCAGGACGCCGGGCGCACTCATTCAGCATCGAATGCTCAAGCCGAAGAAGACACACACCGAAGCCTCAGACACCCACTCTCATCCACCACACACTCCACCAACTCcacacccacacacatacacatgaagacatgatctcagaAGCATTCTGAGAATCATCCATCACGAATAGTAATACTCCACTACCGTTGTATTACTCCACCATTAGCTGTAAATTagaataaaggaggtccccgtgatcatcctgcgcttgtaaggtaatccctaaggtttgtgctaagtgcttggggtttcccgaaagggaaagccgtatgtaagcttgctctgtggaaatgaattaagcttttccgtttgaatccctgccttcctttaagcttgttcatatggggcgatgtctctatgctagggaccctagaggagaaacctctgcgtgtgttgttctcgtgttaggcCTGATAgtggcgtttgtagagaaccctgtgtgcgcagagaagtgttccccttgggtggaactgcctggggagacgatagagcctgagtcctatgtgttcgtggctggggatagcaagggagtagaccgggttagtctagttctgaagcaagttagtgatgcatacggtgagtaccgagtaggactgtcacaagcatagtacgcacgaccggctgaatttttggtctcgccagcctacagaagatccttagaaataatccgcataagcatattcactaagcacaagattagctaatcgcgaaagcgacatatcGATATTTATATTCGCTAATCACTTGCTCGCTCAGCCAGAGTCAATAAAATATTCACgcgcgaaagcgacatatcaatatttatattcactAATTGAGCGCTCGCTCATCCAGCGTGCATAAAATATTTGAGATTGAAAGCGACACTTGCCTTGAATAGTGAAGTGGTTGAGCCACTCCCGGTGAGTGCTCGGGCACTGTTCATAtcccgaatttgaatagtaaccgcgaatttgaatagtgaatctgaatttgaatagtgctataaATAGTAACTCGTgaatttaaaattcgaattttgaATTCCGAGTTCGCTTCTCGTTATTAGGTACCCCgatcgtgtgtatatatatatatatatatatatatatatatatatataatataacaaCATTAGGAAGAGAGATTCTCTCTGTGGCTGTGGGTCATTCAATTATTAACTCTGATCCTCGAATCAATCATGCTTCATGGTGCTGGGGGCTGCTTGCGTGCATCCAACTTCCGGATTGCGTTATCAGTTCGCTTGACCTGGAGTGGATTGGTTAGTCTTGGGCCGTCGGATGATCATCGGAAGGCTGAAAACGTCCGACTGCATAAGTTGCCGTAGCAATAGCAACTGCTCGGGATCTCAGTCCGGTCCGGCACCCATTCGCAGTGACATGTTGCAGTCACAGTCACGTACCCGACCATCTCGTCAGTTTCGTAGACTTTTCAGCACTCTCGTCCTCGCTCTACAGTCAGCACTCTTCTTACCTTCTCGTAATTCAAACTGTCTTAATTTGGAGATCTATCTCGATATTTATACTTCCTTCGTTCCAAAATTAACGGCACATCTCTAATAACTACACATCTCGTTGAAATCAAACTTTTttcaaaatttataaaaaaaatagtacctATATTTATATCTCCTAATATATATTACAGAAATATATTTAATTATTAGTCTAATACTAACCATTACACattataaatattagtatattGTTATTGATTTTGTCAAACTAAAAAGTTTGACTCTTCAAATAGTGTGGTTTACCGTTATGTTAGGTACGCTACATCTATATCCAATATTAAAGAACAAAGTGATTCTTCCGTCTCGTTTTCTCGCTCTCCAAAGAAAGCCAAAAGCACATCAAAGAAAGCCAAAAGTACATCAAAGGAGTTCAAGAAGCgaagaaagaaatgaaaaaggGTATACAAAATTACACAAAGTTCTCTAGCAATGAAGAAAATAATAACGCTTCTTTGCACTGTGGACAACCAATGCAATTCACGTCACGTATAACGTCAGCTGGCTTGAGATGCTTGTAGGGTGGAGTGTATGatgatagggatgaaaacggatcggatatggacggatatcaccgatattacatttgtttttatatttctgtccggattcggattcgaatacggatagtgtcaactatgtcggataggatacgattggatatcgacatcataaatatacgatttgagtatttggatacggatacggtatcggatgttggatatctggactcggatacggacagatctcaacccctctaaacggatttggtttcgaatacggtcggaaaatatccgtaccctCTAAACTGTGAGTTGAACACAAGAATGGAGGCCAAACCGTCCAAAGCATTCAGAGATCAGTTGCGGCCTTGTGGGCAATACACACGCATTCAGTACGACTTGAAGCGGCATCTCGTGTGGGCTCACGCTGACGGGCTGGCTCTGGCTATTAGGGGGACTGAGAGGTCTCACGTGCTGGCCCGTTTAGACGATCCAATAACATTCTCTAATAAGGCCCAAAAGATAAGACGATGGAACACCACTCCTGTCAGTGTCCTTCTTCAGAAGCTATAGTGCTCGGTTTCAGAAGGCCGGGTTTAATCTAATCCCATGATGTGATTATGTGTGTTGATTGAAAAAAGGGTTTACACCCAATTATTGTCTTGAACTAAAAGAGGGTTTAAAACCTCCGTGGAGAATTTCAAGATTAGCTGCGAAACCGAAACCATTTCCTACATAAAAGCAGGAGTACACTGCTATCTCAGGGGTTGTTTGGAtgcagctactaaaatttaggaggtgtgtcgtgAGAATGTTGTatggggtattcggatactaataaaaaaataaattacataatccatcggtacttcacgagacgaattttttaagcctaattaatctgtcgttagcatatgtttactgtagcaaacattatcaaatcatggagtaattaggctcaaaagattcgtcttgcaaattatgtaattagtttcgtaattagtctatatttaatattccatgcatgtgtcaaatatCCGATGGAACATCGACTAAAATTTAAAAGGGACAACTAAACATCCCTTAGCTTTTGTGCCCAGACAAATTTAAAGTCTCTGCATTCATACGCGGCAAGTTCACACGTAAAGTCAGACGTTGATTCGAGAGAGGAAATTAAGATAAAGACGGATGCCGCACAATCCACTGGATAACTCATAAGTATCATCAATGGAGTAGTATGGAGGAGTGGGTAGGTACGTGAGACATGACACTGACAGTGGTAAATTGTGGGAGAATTGGAGAAGAAAAAGGACACGGGAAAGCCGAAAAGGGTGGAAAAGGCGCGGCAAGGACCACGGTCTTGTGGCGGGTACTAGCGCGTAGGAGTAGACTAGAAACTCTGGTGCGGAGCCGGACCGGATGGCGAGCGATCGGCGGCGTCTGAACTCTGAGCGGCCCCGCGCGCACCGTCCTGCTCCGGGGCGGAGTAGCTCACCAGCGTCCGTCGCGGCGGGAAACGTGGTGCCGGATAAAGGATCCGAAAACGTGATGCCGGATAGGTCCTCCTTTGCCGTTTGTGCAGGCGCCAGTTTGGTCTGGCTTCCGCTCCGGCTCCGGGGACACTTGACAAGCTTTTCCGGCCTGTGTAGTGTAGGTGAGACTGTTGCTCCgctaagaaagaaaaaaaaactgaaactGCTGCCGGGCGACGGTGCTCGTAGGGTGTTCGGCAAGATGCCCGAAAGGCAGGACGCGGCGCAGCTCGGTCGCCCGAGGCACGCGCAAGTGTGCGTGGTGCCTGCGCATCGTGTGCCAGTGATGAGCTCCGGCGCAGGCGCCCCAAGGCCGCGGTATGTTCGTGAGGTGCCGGTCGTGCGCGAGCGTGATGACTGATGAGGTCCAGCCGTGGCGGCGTGTGGTGCGGCCGTGACATTATTGGCATCGCCAGCAGGCTCCCTGCAAGGAAAAGAAGCCCGGCTCCAAGGCTCAGTAACACATGTGGAGGTCGGGCAAGGCGCAAGCTTGCGTTGCACGGTGGCTGCTAGCGCCATGGCCGGATTCGCGCCTGTGGATTGACTTGAGCCTTGAGCTATTTTATTCAAATGTCTCTCCAAATGATAATGAGTTTACGAGAACTCCCGGACTTAATGGAATTTTTAAAACCCACGTCATTGACCTCTAAAAACAATTATAGGTgagttgaagaagaagaaaaacatttGGAGATGCTCTCATAGTCATGATTAACTGGGTAGCTCTACAACAGCTTGCCCGGATGGGTCCTCTCTTGGGTGGGCGTTCGACGGACCGATGGATGGCCTAGTCTTCCAAAACTGTCTTGGCTGGTTATGGCCGATTTTCGCAGAGACATGCAAGAGCAAGTGCCCACGGTTGTGCGTGGTAATTGTATACCACCTACGAATACAAACATCTTGGGTTTTGTAATAATAAATGTAATTTCATTAATTCTAAGTACGGTAACGACAGTGCTGTGCTCCTATCCAATGCGAGAGAGGAAAATGGATAAAGGAAAACTATTTCATGGCAGCCGCACATTTTTTATAGAGAGAGCTACCGATGACTGACATGTATAGGTAACATATAAGAAGAGAGATTCTCTCTGTGGTTGTGGGTCATTCATTATTTATATACTCTGATCCTCAAATCAATCATGGTTCATATAGTCATATGGGCTGCTTCCGGATTGCGTTATCAATTCGCCTGACCTGGAGTGGATTGGTTACGCAAGTCTTCATTGGAGAGATTAGCAGCCGAAGAAGAAAAACAGTGCATGCATAGCGCCTTCTTATTTTATTTCCCGAGTGCTGCACAATTATTTGCAGGTTCCCCCCAACCTCAGGTCGCTGCTCAGTCTTTCTCTGTGCTTATCCAAATATGTCTTCTTGAGTTCTctttaaaaacaaaaacaaaaaaaagaaagaaagaaagaagtgcCTTCTTTCTGTCCGTACGAAACTAAACGAGGATTGGTCAAATCCAAGGTCCCTCGTGTACGTATTTCCCCTCGCTGGTGTCCGGTGGGTGCAGTGCCGCCTTGTTCTCACTTAACATGTATAGTACTGTACGGCCAACGGGACATCGTCGTCTACTAAAATGTCGTGGTTTTTGTGCACGAATAGTGAATTTTTCTATAAAATTGAACTGCATGGTTTATAAGATCGCTAGCTGGGAAATCGAATGCAATCCGATGCAGCGTGAAGGTTATAGTAGTAGTTATCTGAATTCGTGTCTTCCCTGATAAGGATTACGGAGTACCTGGCCCTGATAAGGATTGTGCCAAGATGAAGATATTCCTATATCCTGAAAAATGCAAATGTGGAAGCAGCGGTCCAGTTGCAGAGAACCTGCCTGACCAAGATGGTCCAGCACCCATTCGCAGTGGCACGTCACAGTCACAGTCACAGTCACACGCCCATCTCGTCAGCTAGCTTCGTAGATTTTTCAACACTCTCGCCTTCGGTCTACAGCCTGCGCTCTTCTTAACTTTTCCTGACTCAAACTATCTTAATTTTAACCTCTATCTCTACCCTCTGTCTCTGTATGTATACTTCTTTTTATTCCCAAATAACTACACATCTCGTTTTTCGGCATCAAACTTTTTAAGTCATCtatatttataaaaataagttATTAATATTTGTTCTCctaatatatattattatttcATTATTAATCTGATGGTAATCATTACGCGTTATAAGTATTGGAATTTTTATATAACTCAAAAgtttgacttcttttttttttacgatgaaagaagaattatattagataatagctaGGTATATAAACACGTTACAACTTGAATAGTGAGATGCACGGTTATTTTTTGATTgaggaaatatatttttatatctcCTGTATATCTTTTATCTCTtataactaaaaagaacaaagtgtagaCATTTTTTTgtgcgatatttgttttggttcgtccgtctgcccacgcctgcgatcccacaaTATCTCTTTGATATGGCTAAAATAGGAAGTGTgctattctccttgattgaatattgcctgtcatgtgatagaggaatcacggcaaaataggaagtagaaaattattgtgctatccatatacacattgcatgtttgcatgcaccagcatacatggcaacgagcaaaaggaaagagaattaaaacaaaaagaatatttttgcatttctgagaaccttgccaaatctgcctacatttaattactttccctctttgcatttgcaaaagggacatatttttctcctttcatttggtttcacgctcacgtgtttcaTCGCCCcgcttgctgtttcttgcgtgaaccatagttgatgtcatctttCTTTCATGGCTCAACCTCCTAATaccaagagaaggtccctacttctccctgactggagatccggcctgccagaggatctcctcgagtccatcgggcagcgtctcgcATCAGGCCACGACGTGGCGTCCTTCCGATctgcttgctccccatggcgcgccgTCGTCCCGTTCGTGACCTTCGGGCCGCTCCTACTGCTCCCGTTCGACTCCGACTCGGACTGCGTTGGCTTCTACTGCGTCCtagagaagaaggtcttgtccaagatgCTGCCCGACGTGCGTGGCAAGGCGGCGTGCGGCTCCTCGTGTGAGTGGCTagcgctcatggacgaggcggTGTCTGTGATGCTGCAGAATCCATTCGCCGGTGCCCGTGCCCCCCACATTGAGCTCCCGCCAGCAGGCGAACACATCGCGGCGGTGTCCTCATCGGAACGCTTGTCTAGGGTCCATGGCcagtgggtcctccatcccaccaacggctacgggGACGCGAATGCCGCAggtagagccatcaagctagaagacacgagggacgtgttcttccgtgagatcgtgctctcggcgcTGCCTGACGTCACCGGCCgtgagtgcgtggccatggccatgcttaggtgctccacggaggtcgcgttctgccgggttggagtcgacagcgcatggacgctgctcgacaccaaaccGGAGTTCTtcgtggggtccatcgtccactgccaagacaagttcttagCGATCGACTGCACTAGAGAAATCTCCATCTGCAGCAGCAACGCCAccggcgctactccaaccgcgacgctgctgccatcgctgtcgccacctaCGGGGCTCTGCCACCAtagctacctggaatcaaacggtgagctacACATTGTGGGTGCCACGGTGAGCCCATTCCACGAGACAGAGAGTTTCACCTACAGCAGCGCGATCTAgaagtgcaacctccacgaccgtacgccggagtggtccagggtgagggacatcggtgatcagacactatttgtgtctaaatatttcaatgaaagcttcagtggaacaggtgtatccaagtacaaggagaataaaatctacatgtctgagccattgtatggggatccatacgacttggtccatcgactggagatcattgatattgctaccggcgcatccgaagtgaagcccgtccaggaaaagatgcagggttccgaggctctaggttggatgcgacccaatctctggaagctttagagtttgtgagccagcgacgccgcgcactccgtgattgtgttaaattcataaactttactttttggattaaatgtcactttaacgttggtatttaatttaacagtattgttatcttatcgtgcgatccgtgtgtttttagtataaattgttagttatcccgtagcaacgcatgaGCACGCTACATAGTCTATACCTAATATTAGAGAGCAAAACAATTCTTCTATCCCTCTTTCTTACTTTTCACAGTGTCATTACCTTTCTTGTCTCGTCTGAGCCTGACTCATGACCAGCGCTTATACGAGTCAAAACCGCATGTCTTTGTGCATCCAGTGACGGTATGAGTCCGATTCTAATACATATTATAccttgtttggatgtagatattcaGCTTGAGAATTTAGAATTGGTGTTGGCTACCTCTAAATGTAACTATTTGGATGGTTCAGAATTTGAAATTGGAATTATATGGACCCCAATACCAAGTGGTATTCTCTACACTTGCAACCCCTCATCTTCAATACTGAGTCATCCACCTCCATATTGTTCGGCATTCAATAGCCACCCGACGCTCCTCCGCCTAGGCCCGACGCTCCTCCGCCTAGGCCCGACGCTCCTCCACCCAACTCTCCAATGGCCCGTCACTGACTCTCTTACTTTGCCCAAACGCTCCTCCATCCCCACTCAATGCTCATCTGCCCCAACCCTCCTTTGTCGTGGGCCGCCGACCCGGTTCCCCCGCCCCGACGCTCCTAGGCAACAACACTCTTTCCTCCCGatgctcctctccctcctctatcGTCGGCCACTAACTCTCTTCCTCCGCCCCCAACACTCTTGGGTGACGAGCTCCTCCGCTCCGATGCCCCTTCCTCCCTTCTTCCCCATGCCTGGCATCCCTCCGAAATTCCAACATCCAATTCAATGCGCATCCAAACAACAAAATTTGTATCGTGTCCAATTTTAATACCAAGCCTGATTTGGTATTGAACCAATTCAATTCCAGGTCGCATGTttgctaatatatatatatatatatatattaatgatATAAAGGGAGAAAGGTTTCTTGATATGTCATCACTCACAACCGTCCAATGGGATCCGACAAACCTAATCTCTCCCATGCTCTGATTTCAAACAAATTAGAATACAAAGTGTTTCCATGGTTTGCTATTTTCTCATGTGCCTGTGGTAGGAGTTAGAGAAGATTGTTTTATGCACGATGCTGAGTCTTATctcaaaatgaatttaaatgCATGCCATAGTTAATTGGATAGATATCTAAGCCTCCAGTACCCATATAGGTTAAAACAACACACGTCCGTCCAGTCACAATACGATATCAATCCCAAGACGAAGATGTGTAAAGGCCTATTGGAAAGCACAAACGTGTTTACTGGTACAAACAAAATAAAAACTAATATTAATTCTTTAAAAATATATACAATCTTATCTATGGACTTAATCAGATACAGGGGATGTTTGGTTCTTtggtcgctcctaaaattcatgtcacatcgaatgtttagatactagtaaggagcattaaatatagattaattataaaatcaattacatagatggagactaa
It encodes:
- the LOC136464057 gene encoding uncharacterized protein; the protein is MAQPPNTKRRSLLLPDWRSGLPEDLLESIGQRLASGHDVASFRSACSPWRAVVPFVTFGPLLLLPFDSDSDCVGFYCVLEKKVLSKMLPDVRGKAACGSSCEWLALMDEAVSVMLQNPFAGARAPHIELPPAGEHIAAVSSSERLSRVHGQWVLHPTNGYGDANAAGRAIKLEDTRDVFFREIVLSALPDVTGRECVAMAMLRCSTEVAFCRVGVDSAWTLLDTKPEFFVGSIVHCQDKFLAIDCTREISICSSNATGATPTATLLPSLSPPTGLCHHSYLESNGELHIVGATVSPFHETESFTYSSAI